The genomic DNA TTCTTCGGGTACATCGAGGGCTACGACAAGGTCCACCCCGACAGCGGTTCACAGTCCGCGACCACGCTCACCGGGCTCAAGGTGACCGGCACCGACACCTTCACCATCAAGCTCACCCAGAAGTTCTCCACCTTCCCGGACACCCTCGGCTACGCGGCCTACTCGCCGCTGCCGTCGACGTTCTTCTCCGACCACGCGGCCTGGCTGAAGAAGCCGGTCGGCAACGGGCCGTACACGATCTCGTCGTACACCAAGGGCTCGCAGATGAAGCTCGTGAAGTGGGACGGGTACACCGGGACGGACAAGGCGCAGAACGGTGGCGTGACCCTCAAGGTCTACACCGACAACAACACCGCCTACACCGACCTGATGGCCGGCAACCTCGACCTCGTCGACGACATCCCCGCCTCGCAGCTCAAGAACGTCAAGAGCGACCTCGGGGACCGGTACATCAACACGCCCGCCGGCATCATCCAGACCCTCGCGTTCCCGTACTACGACAAGAACTGGAACAAGAGCGGCTCGGAGAAGGTCCGTCAGGGCCTGTCGATGGCGATCAACCGGGACCAGATCACCACCACGATCTTCCAGAAGACCCGCACCCCGGCCACCGACTGGACCTCCCCGGTGCTCGGCACCGAGGGCGGCTTCCAGGACGGGCTGTGCGGCGACTCCTGCACGTACAACCCGACCGAGGCGAAGAAGCTGGTCGAGGAGGGCGGCGGGCTGCCCGGCGGCCAGGTCAAGATCACGTACAACGCGGACACGGGCTCGCACAAGGAGTGGGTGGACGCCGTGTGCAACTCCATCAACAACGCGCTCGGCAACGACAAGGCGTGCGTCGGGAACCCGGTCGGCACCTTCGCGGACTTCCGCAACCAGATCGGCCAGCACAAGATGACCGGGCCGTTCCGGGCGGGATGGCAGATGGACTACCCGCTCATCCAGAACTTCCTCCAGCCGCTGTACTACACCAACGCCTCCTCCAACGACGGCCAGTGGTCCAACAAGGACTTCGACAAGCTCGTGGACCAGGCCAACGCGGAGACGGACACGAGCAAGGCGATCAAGCTCTTCCAGCAGGCCGAGGGCGTCGTACGGGACAACATGGCCGCCATCCCGCTCTGGTACCAGAACGGCAGCGCGGGCTATTCGGAGCGGCTCTCCAACGTGGCGCTCAACCCGTTCAGCGTCCCCGTGTACAACGAGATCAAGGCCGGCTGAGCCCGCATGGGACGGTACGTCGTCCGGCGTCTGCTGCAGATGATCCCGGTCTTCATCGGCGCCACACTGTTGATCTTCCTGATGGTGAACGTGATGGGCGACCCCGTCGCGGGCCTGTGCGGCGAGCGGCAGTGCGACCCGGCGACGGCCGCCCAGCTCAAGCGGGAGTTCGGCCTCGACAAGCCCGTGTGGCAGCAGTACCTGACCTACATGGGGAACGTCTTCACCGGTGACTTCGGGACGGCGTTCAACGGCCAGAAGGTCACCGAGCTGATGGCGACCGCGTTCCCCGTCACCATCCGGCTCACCATCGTCGCGATCGTCTTCGAGGTCGTCATCGGCATCACGCTCGGGGTGCTCACCGGCCTCAAGCGCGGCCGGCCCGTCGACACCACGGTGCTCCTGCTCACGCTCGTGGTGATCTCCGTCCCCACCTTCGTCACCGGTCTGCTGCTGCAACTGCTGCTCGGCGTCGAATGGGGCTGGATCAAACCGTCCGTCTCCCCGGAGGCGACGTTCAGCGAACTGATCGTCCCCGGGCTGGTGCTGGCCTCGGTCTCCCTCGCGTACGTGACCCGGCTGACCCGGACGTCCATCGCGGAGAACAGGCGCTCCGACTACGTCCGTACGGCCGTCGCGAAGGGTCTCCCGAGACACCGGGTGATCATCCGCCACCTGCTGCGCAACTCCCTCATCCCCGTGGTCACCTTCATCGGCACGGACATCGGCGCCCTGATGGGCGGCGCGATCGTCACCGAGCGGATCTTCAACATCCACGGGGTCGGCTACCAGCTCTACCAGGGCATCGTGCGCCAGAACACCCAGACGGTGGTCGGCTTCGTGACGGTCCTGGTCCTGGTGTTCCTGATCGCCAACCTCCTCGTCGACCTCCTGTACGCCGTACTCGACCCGAGGATCCGCTATGCCTGAGCAGCCGTTCGAACCGGAACGCGCCATCGCCGGGACCGGCATGGGCGGCGCCATGGACCTCGCCGCGAGCGAGGCGGAGACGCTGGAGAAGACACCGGGGGGACCGGAGGGCACCGGCCCGCAGGAGCGGCCCCGCAGCCTCTGGTCCGACGCCTGGCGGGACCTGCGCCGCAACCCCGTCTTCATCATCTCGGCGCTGGTCATCCTCTTCCTGGTGGTCATCTCCCTCTGGCCGTCCCTGATCGCCTCGGGCAACCCCCTCAAGTGCGACCTCGCCAAGGCGCAGGAGGGCTCCCAGCCGGGCCATCCCTTCGGCTACGACGGCCAGGGGTGCGACGTCTACACGCGCACGGTCTACGGCACCCGTACGTCGGTGACGGTCGGCGTCCTCGCCACGCTGGGGGTCGCGATCTTCGGCTCGGTGCTGGGCGGACTGGCCGGCTTCTTCGGCGGGGTCTGGGACTCGATCCTGTCCCGCCTCACCGACATCTTCTTCGCGATCCCGGTGGTCCTGGGCGGCCTGGTCCTCCTGTCCGTGGTGACCAGCAACACGGTCTGGCCGGTCATCGGCTTCATGGTCCTGCTCGGCTGGCCGCAGATCTCCCGCATCGCCCGCGGCTCGGTCATCACCGCCAAACAGAACGACTACGTCCAGGCCGCGCGAGCCCTCGGCGCCTCCAACTCCCGCCTCCTGCTACGCCACATCACCCCGAACGCGGTCGCCCCGGTGATCGTCGTCGCCACGATCGCCCTCGGCACGTACATCTCCCTGGAGGCGACCCTGTCCTACCTCGGCGTGGGCCTGAAGCCCCCCACGGTGAGCTGGGGCATCGACATCTCCGCGGCCTCCCAGTACATCCGCAACGCCCCCCACATGCTCCTCTGGCCGGCCGGAGCCCTGGCGATCACCGTCCTGGCGTTCATCATGCTCGGCGACGCGGTCCGCGACGCCCTCGATCCGAAGTTGAGGTGACGGCGCCGTGGTGCTGCAAGTGCGGTGTGTGGGAGGGGAGTTGCGGGGTGGAACGACCGCCCGGCGGGTCCGGCACCGGCCGCGTGGCGGGCCGGCGGTCACGGTGCCGCTGTCCCTCGTGCGCGGCGGGTCCGGGGGCGCGGGAATGCCTTCGCGCAGGCCCGGCGATCGGCGATCGGGACACGCACACCCTTCCTGCTCGGCGGCGCGGAGTCGAGGTGACGGCGTGACAGCGCCGGCGTCGGGCGGTCCGGTCCCGGGGTTCCGGGTCCCTGCCGGGGCGCGAGCGGTGGACGCGGGTGCGCTGCCCGTCCGGTGTGCGTCGGTCGTGGTGACGGGATGCGGCGTCGGCGTTCTTCCAGTTCGGTGGCGCGGTGTGTGGCGCCCTCGATCCGGAGTTGAAGGTGACGGCGTGTTGGCGCCGGAGCTGGGTGGTCCGGGGTTGCGGGCCCTCGCCGGGGAGCGGGTGCGGGCCGTCGGCGGTGCGGTGGACGCGGGTGCGTCGTCCGTCCGGTGTGCGTCGGTCGTGGTGACGGGATGCGGCGTCGGCGTTCTTCCAGTTCGGTGGCGCGGTGTGCGGCGCCCTCGATCCGGAGTTGAAGGTGACGGCGTGTTGGCGCCGGAGCTGGGTGGTCCGGGGTTGCGGGCCCTCGCCGGGGAGCGGGTGCGAGCCGTCGGCGGTGCGGTGGACGCGGGTGCGTCGTCCGTCCGGTGCTTCGCGGCCGCGCCGGCGATCTCCGGGTCCGCGTTCTTCCTGCTCGGCGACGCCCCGCGCGGCGCTCTTGATCCGAAGGTGAGGTGACCGGCGTCATGCTGCTCGAAGTGCGGGATCTGCAGGTGGAGTTCAGGACCAGGGACGGGGTCGCCAAGGCCGTCAACGGGGTCAACTACAGCGTGGACGAGGGCGAGACCCTCGCCGTGCTGGGGGAGTCCGGGTCGGGGAAGTCCGTGACCGCGCAGGCGGTGATGGGGATCCTCGATGTGCCGCCGGGGAAGATCACCGGCGGGGAGATTCTCTTCCGGGGCAAGGATCTGCTGAAGTTCAAGGAAGAGGAGCGGCGGAAGGTCCGCGGCGCCGAGATGGCGATGATCTTCCAGGACGCGCTGTCCTCGCTCAACCCCGTGCTCTCCGTGGGCGACCAGCTCGGCGAGATGTTCATCGTGCACAAGGGGATGTCGAGGAAGGACGCGCGGGCCAAGGCGATCGAGCTGATGGAGCGGGTGCGGATCCCGGCCGCCAAGGAACGCGTCCGCGACTACCCGCACCAGTTCTCCGGCGGTATGCGCCAGCGCATCATGATCGCCATGGCGCTCGCCCTGGAGCCGGCGCTCATCATCGCCGACGAACCGACCACCGCCCTCGACGTCACTGTCCAGGCCCAAGTCATGGATCTGCTCGCGGAGTTGCAGCGCGAGCTCAACATGGGGCTCATCCTCATCACCCACGATCTCGGAGTGGTCGCCGACGTCGCCGACAAGATCGCCGTGATGTACGCCGGCCGGATCGTCGAGTCGGCCCCGGTCCACGACATCTACAAGGCGCCCGCCCACCCGTACACGCGCGGCCTGTTGGACTCCATCCCGCGTCTGGACCAGAAGGGCCAGGAGCTCTACGCCATCAAGGGCCTGCCGCCGAACCTCATGCACATCCCGCCGGGCTGCGCCTTCAACCCCCGCTGCCCGATGGCCCAGGACGTGTGCCGGACCGATGAACCCGAACTGTACGAGGTTGATCAACACCGGGGCAGCGCCTGCCACTTCTGGAGGGAGTGCCTCAATGGTTGAGCCGATCCTGGAGGTGACCGGGCTCGTCAAGCACTACCCGTTGACCCAGGGCATCCTCTTCAAGAAGCAGGTCGGTGCCGTCAAGGCCGTCGACGGTGTGGACTTCACGCTCGCCAAAGGGGAGACCCTCGGCATTGTCGGGGAGTCCGGCTGCGGCAAGTCGACCGTCGCCAAGATGCTGGTCAACCTCGAGCGGCCGACAGAGGGCTCGATCAAGTTCAAGGGCGAGGACATCAGCAAGATGTCCGGCCGCGCCCTGAAGGCCGCCCGCCGCAACATCCAGATGGTGTTCCAGGACCCGTACACCTCCCTCAACCCCCGTATGACGGTGGGCGACATCATCGGGGAGCCGTACGAGATCCATCCCGAGGTGGCGCCAAAGGGCGACCGGCGCAAACGAGTTCAGGATCTGCTGGACGTGGTCGGGCTCAACCCCGAGTACATCAACCGGTATCCGCACCAGTTCTCCGGCGGCCAGCGCCAACGCATCGGCATCGCACGGGGGTTGGCCCTGCGCCCCGAGGTCATCGTCGCCGACGAACCCGTCTCCGCGCTCGACGTCTCCGTACAGGCCCAGGTCATCAACCTCCTCGACCGGCTCCAGGACGAGTTCGACCTCTCCTACATCTTCATCGCGCACGACCTGTCGATCGTCCGGCACATCTCGGACCGGGTCGGCGTCATGTACCTCGGCCGGATCGTGGAGATCGGCAGGGACGAGGAGATCTACGACCACCCGACGCACCCGTACACCCAGGCGCTGCTCTCCGCCGTACCCGTGCCCGACCCGGACGCGCGTGAGCACCGGGAGCGGATCATCCTGTCGGGTGACGTGCCGTCGCCGACGAACGTCCCGTCCGGCTGCCGCTTCCGCACCCGCTGCTGGAAGGCGCAGGAGCGCTGCTCGCTGGAGGTGCCGCTGCTCGCCGTACCGGCCGAGTTCCGCCTCGTGAGCGGCCCCGCGGCGCACGACTCGGCCTGTCACTTCGCCGAGGAGAAGACGGTCGTACCCCAGGAAGAAACCCTCGGCGAAACCCCCGCGGCGACCCCGGACGATCTTGCGGATGGGGCGGAATAACACCACAAACAGGCATCAACCGCGTTAACACGGAGGCAACTCGGCCGACCCGATCTCGATATACGGACGCGTCAACCTGAACAACGTACGGCCGTGCGGGTGCCGTAAACGGACCGGGGCGCGCCATGTCGCCCCGGTCCGTTGCCGTACCTAGACGAGCCCCAACGCCCGCTTCAGGAAGTCCACTTGAAGCAGCAGCAGATTCTCCGCGACCTGCTCCTGCGGGGTCATGTGGGTCACCCCGGACAGCGGCAGCACCTCGTGCGGCCGGCCGGCGGCCAGCAGTGCGGAGGACAGCCGCAGGGAGTGCGCGACCACCACGTTGTCGTCGGCGAGACCGTGCACGACCATCAGCGGGCGCTGCGGGTCGGCGGGCGCGGACAGCCCGTCGTCCGTCACCAGACTGCTCTTCGCGTACGACTCCGGGTCCTTGGCCGGGTCGCCCAGGTACCGCTCCGTGTAGTGGGTGTCGTAGAGCCGCCAGTCGGTGACCGGGGCGCCCGCGATGCCCGCGTGGAAGACGTCCGGTCGGCGCAGCACGGCGAGCCCCGCGAGCCAACCCCCGTACGACCAGCCGCGGATGGCCACCCGGGAGAGGTCGAGCGGGTGGCTCTTCGCGAGGTCCTGGAGGGCGTCGACCTGGTCGTCAAGGGAGACCGTGAAGTCGCGGTGGACGGCCTTCTCCCACGCCGGTGAACGGCCCGGCGTGCCCCGCCCGTCGGCGACGAGCACCGCGAAACCCTGGTCCGCGAACCACTGCGAGGTGAGATGCGCGTTGTGCGCGGCGACCACGCGCGGGCCGTGCGGACCGCCGTAGGGGTCCATGAGGACGGGGAGCGGGGCGGTGCCGTCGTAGTCCCGTGGCATAAGCAGGGCGCACGGGACGCGCCGTGCGCCCCCCTCGGTGAACGTGATGCGCGGGGACATACCGGGATCTTCGGCGTACGACGCGATGGTCACCGACTTCTTGCCCCCGCGCAGCACCTGCGCCTGCGTGCCCGGCCGGTCCGGCACCGCCGACAGCAGCACGGTCACGCCCCCGGCGCGCACCGCCGAGTGCACGCCGGCCTCGTGCGAGAGACGCTCCAGGCCGAGCTCGTTGACGCGATAGACGTGCACCTCGCCGGTCTCCGGAGCGGGCGCGGCCTCGCCCGCAGAGGCCGAGACCAGCACGCTGTCGTCCGATACGTCCAGCACCGCGCGGACGTGCAACTGCGGTCCTGTGAGCAGGCGTTCACCCACCGCGAGCACCCGCGCGCCGCCCTCGTCTGCGATCCGCACGAGCCGTCCCGAGGGGCTCCAGCACGGCACACCAGGGAAAAGATCAAGCCAAACTGGATCTTCGTCGGCATGCACCATCCGGGTCGCCCCGGTGTCCGGCTCCACCGCCAGGAACAACTGACTGCGCTGGTCCCGGGCCTGCACCAGCAACAGCGGCGCACCCGCCGCTGACCAGTGCACTCGCGCCAGATACGGGTACCGCGCCCGGTCCCAGACGACCTCCGTGCGCGTCCCGTCGAGACCGAACACATACAGCCGCACCTCCGCGTTCGCGGTGCCCGCCGCCGGGTACGCGACCCGCTGCGGCTCCCGCTCCGGATGGGCCGGGTCCGCGATCCACCAGCGCTGTACGGCCGTGTCGTCCGCGCGGGCGACCAGCAGCCGGTCCGACTCCGGCGACCACCAGAAGCCGCGCGTCCGGCTCATCTCCTCCGCCGCGATGAACTCGGCCAATCCGTAGGTGACTTGCTCCGACTCCGGCTCGGCCAGCACCCGGTCACCGTCGCCCTCGGCGTCCACGACACGCAGGGCGCCGCCGGTGACGTAGGCGATGTGCCGTCCGTCGGGGGCGGGCCGGGGGTCGATCACCGGTCCCGGGACGCGGAGTTGACGTGTCGTGCCGGCCCGCAGCTCGGCCGTGAACAGTTGCCCTGACAAGGCGAAAGACGCCAACTCGGCCTCGCTGTCGGTGGCGTAGCCGACGATCCCCGCGCCGCCCTCGCGGCTGCGCTCGCGGCGCGCCCGCTCCTGCGCCGACAGGTGCTCCGCGGCGCCGCCCAACAGGGCGTGCGGGTCGGCCACCACGCGCTCGGTGCCGTCCGCCGGATCGAGGACCCACAGCGCGTTCGCCCGGTCCGTGCCGGAGGCTGAGCGCAGGAACACGACCCGGGATCCGTCGGGCGACACGGTGAACGCGCGCGGCGCGCCGAGCGTGAATCGCTGGGTACGGGCGTGCCGTCGGGGGAAGGAGTCAGCCTCGGTCGTCATACCCCGACCATATTGGCCATGCGCCCCCTTGTGCGGCTGTGCGCCGAGCGATGCGCGAGCGCGGATAGTTATGATCACTGGCGCTGGGTGGGTATGAACCTGCTGGCTGCTGTATGGATTTGCTGTAGGGATCCACCCCATGGATCCATTGCCCCCATAGTCCGACCCCCCTAGTCCCTGGGATCATTGGAGGTGAGCCGCCGTGGCACTCTCGATTTCGGCGGTGGTGCTGCTGGCGATCGTCGTCTTCCTTCTGGTCAAGAAATCAGGGCTGAAGGGCGGACATGCGGTCGTCTGTGTCCTCCTGGGCTTCTATCTGGCCTCCTCGACCATCGCGCCCACGATCAGCGATCTCACGACCAACATCGCGAGCATGATCGGCAGCATCAAGTTCTGACGGTCCGCCTTTAGGGTGGGCACATGACGGAACTGCCCGCCCGTCGTCTGCTGCTGGTGCACGCGCACCCGGACGACGAGTCGATCAACAACGGCGCGACCATGGCCAAGTACGCGGCCGAGGGTGCCCACGTGACGCTTGTCACGTGCACCCTCGGTGAGCGCGGCGAGGTCATCCCGCCCGCGCTGCGGCATCTGTCGGGCGCCGGGCTGGCCGAGGAGCGGGAGCGGGAGCTCGACGCCGCCATGAAGGCGCTCGGGGTCGAGGACTTCGGCTTCCTCGGGGGCCGTGGCCAGTACCAGGATTCCGGGATGATGGGTACCTCGGACAACGACAACCCGTACTGCTTCTGGCGGGCCGACGTCGACGAGGCCGCCGGGCATCTTGTCGAAGTGATCCGCGAGGTGCGCCCCCAGGTCCTGGTCACCTACGACCCCGACGGCGGCTACGGCCATCCCGACCACGTCCAGGCTCACCGTGTCGCCATGCGCGCCGCCGAGCTGGCCGCCGAGGCCGGGCACCCGATCGCCAAGGTCTACTGGAACCGCGTACCCCGGACCGTCGTAGAGGACGGCTTCGCGCGGCTGCGTGACGCGCTGCCGGAGCTGCCCTTCGCCGCCACCGCCGCCGTGGACGACGTACCGGGAGTCGTCGACGACGGGCGGATCACCACCGTGATCGACGCCACCGCGTACGCCGCCGCCAAGACCGCGGCGATGAGCGCGCACGCCACGCAGATCGAAGTGGCCCCGGACCAGCCGTACTTCGCGCTCTCGAACGAGCTCGCGCAGCCCGTATTCACCACCGAGTACTACGAGTTGGTCCAGGGAGAACCCGGCGGTTCGGCCCCCGAGACCGACCTCTTCGAAGGGCTGGGCCTGTGATGAGTGGCAACCAGGGCGGCGGGAGTCTGCTCGCCCAGCCATTGCAACGGCCTTCCGGGCTACGGGTGTTGGCCTACCTCCTGCTCTTCGTGCTCGGCGCCGTCGTCGGGGTGGCCGGGGCGCTGGTGCAGGCCGCGTGGTTCCCGGGCGGGCTGCTGCTCGCGCTCGTGGGAGCGGCCGGACTGTTCCTCGGCGGGGCGAGAGCGGCCGACGGGAGGGGCGGGGCCGTGGCGCCCGCCGCGGGCTGGATGGTCGCCGTCATCCTGCTCACCGCCAGCCGGCCGGAGGGCGATTTCCTCTTCGGCGCAGGAGTCGGTTCCTATCTCTTCCTGCTCGGTGGGATGGCTGTAGCTGTGATGTGTGCCACGTTGGGTTTGGGGCGGCAACCAAGCAGCTCTGACGTCCGACTTGGCAAGTGACGTACCACTTCGCGGTGACGCGCGCGTGCGAGTCCGGTGTGGGTTTCCCCAGCGGCCGTGGGATACCGCCAAGAAGTGGCCAGTATGGTGGTGCGCGCCGCCGAGTCGCCCGTGGGTGTCGGGCGGCGGAGCCAACCGGGAGAACCTGCCTTGAGTCGTGAAACTGACACTCCGTCCTCCGGGCCCGACGGGCGCGGCGGAGCCGCTTACCCCTCGGGGACCCCGCCGTACGGGACGCCTGCGGCTTCCGACGACCGTACGGATGCGGGGCGTTCGGCCGCGCAGCCGGAGGAACGCAAGACCGAGACGACGCTGACGACCCGGATCCGGATCAACATCCCCGGTTCGCGGCCCATTCCGCCTGTCGTCGTGCGCACGCCCGTCGCGGACTCCGGGTCCGGCGACGGATCCACGACTGCCGAGACGCAGTTGCCGAGTTCCGCACTGCCCACCACGGGCGTCGTCGAGCCGACCGCCGAACTCGCGCTGCCCGGCGCCGAGGAGAAGACGAGCGACTGGTTCGCGCCCCGCAAGTCCGGCCCCGCGAAGGGCGGTCAGGGCGGTGGCGGCACCAACGGGGCGGGAATTCCCGGGGGTTCGGCCGCGGGCACCCCGAGCGCGCCGACTGGCGGTGCGACCGGCGGCAATCGGCCGACCGGTGCCCGTCCCGGTGGTGTGGTCGGCGGCATGAGCGTCACCGGCGCCACCCGTCAGTCCGGCGCGGGCGGCGGCACGAACGGCGCCGGAATCGGCGGTGCCACCGGCGCCGGACCCGTCGCCCCCGGACACGGCGGCGGCACCGGCTCCTTCGACGTGACCGAGGCACTGGCGGCGGGGCCGCGGGGCCCCAACGGATCACGCCCGAACGGCGGCGGCCCGAACGCCGGCGGCCCGGGCGAACCGCGCCGCGACGACCTGCCGTACTTCTCCGAGAACGGGCAGCAGGGCGGTTTCCCCGGACCTGGCGGTCAGGGCGGCTATCCCGAGCCCAACGGCCAGGGCGAACCGGGCGGCTATCCCGGACCGGGCGGTCAGGGCGAGCTGGGCGGTTTCCCCGGGTCGGGCGGCCCCGGCCCGCGAGCCGAACAGTTCCCCGGGCCGGGCGGCCAGGGCATCGGTCCCGGTGGTCCGGGCGGTCCTGGTGGACCCAGCGGTTTCAACGGCCCGAACGGGCGCGGCGGTCAGGGCGGTCCCGAGGGACCCGCCGGCCCGACCGGCGGCCCGGTCACCGGCAACGGCCTGATGCTCCCGCCGGGCCCCATGGGCGGAGCACCGGGCACGCCGAGCGGTTACGCCGACGGACCGGGCGCCACGAACGGCGCCGGCGGTCCCGGTGGACTCGCCGGACCGGGTGGTCCTGGCGGCCCGGGTGCTGCTGCCTCCGGCCGACACGGCAGGCCTGGCGGTCCGGGCGGTCCCGGCGGCCCCGGCGCGGGTCCCGGCATGGGCCCTGGCGGTCCCGGAACAGGCCCTGGTGGTCCCGGCATGGGCCCAGGCGGTCCCGGCGGCATGATCCCCGGCGGTGGTCTCAGCGACGACACCGCGATCCTCACGCCGCAGAAGCCGGCCCCCGGACCCGGTGGCCCCGGCTACGGCGCCCCCGCCGACCAGGTCTCCGGACACACCGTCACCAGCGGTATGCCGGTCGTCCCGGGCGCCGGGACCTCGCCGTTCGGCACCGGTACCCACCCGGACGGACCGCTCCCGCACACGCCCCCGAAGCTGCCCGAGCCCGGTTCCGCGCAGAGCGCGCCCGCCGCGGGCAAGAACGCGGGCAAGGGCGCGAAGAAAAAGAAGAAGGGCCGCAGCAAGCTGGTCCTGCTCTTCGTCGCCGTGATCGTCATCGGGGGCGGCGCCTACTGCGCCGGCCTGCTGATGAACCACACCGACGTGCCCAAGGGCACCACCGTGCTCGGCGTGGACATCGGCGGCGGCACCCGTGACGACGCCGTCAAGAAGCTCGACGACGCGTTCGGCGACCGGGTGAACAAGCCGCTGAAGCTGTCGGTCGGCGGCAAGACGGTCTCGCTCAAGCCGGACCAGGCGGGGCTCCAGTTCGACACCACGGCCACCGTGAGCGCGGCCGCCACCAGCGACTACAACCCGGTCTCCGTGATCGGCTCGCTCTTCGGCCAGCACCGGGTCGTCGACCCCGTCATGCCGGTCGACGAGGAGAAGCTGAACGCCGCCCTCTCCGACCTCGGCGGCGGCTCCGGCTCCGGCGCGGTCACCGAGGGCACGATCCAGTTCACGTCCGGCAAGGCCGTCGCCGTCTACGGCAAGGCGGGCAAGGCGATCGACGCGACCGCGTCCACCGGCGCCGTCGAGGAGGCCTACCGCAGCGAGGTGGAGACCGGCACGGCCACCACGGTGACCGTCCCGACGACCACCAAGCAGCCGACGATCACGAACGCCGAGGTCGACCGCGAGATGAAGGCCTTCGCGGAGCCCGCCATGTCCGGCCTAGCCACGGTCAAGACGGACACCGGGGTCGTACTGCCGCTGAGCCCGAAGAACTCCCTGTGGAAGTTCCTCAGGGTGAAGGCCGTGAACGGCAAGCTCACCGACAGCCCCGACCTGGCCGCCCTGAAGACGCTCTACGGCAGCACCTTCGACGGCGTCAAGATCACCCGCGCCGGCGGCCAGAAGACGGCCGTCACCCCGCAGGAGGTCTACATCGCCCTGCGCCAGGCCCTGATCAGCAAGACCGACCGGGTGGGGATCATCGACACGACCCCCAACTAGCACCCGACCGCACGAGGGGGCACCCGGCACAGCGCCGGGTGCCCCCTCGGTCGTACGACGAGACAGCCGTAGGACATGGCGGTCGTAGGACATGACATCTGTCATGCGCGACACCGGACCGTCGACACTGCCGGGCACCGGCCCCCGGCGGCCACGATGGATGTCATGACGACAACAACGGCGACGACCACCCCGGTGGTCGGGTTCGACCAGGTGAGCAAGAGTTACGGCAGCGTCCGGGCCGTCGACGGGCTCTCGCTCGTGCTGCACCCGGGGGAGACGGTG from Streptomyces sp. NBC_01478 includes the following:
- a CDS encoding DUF6113 family protein, translated to MSGNQGGGSLLAQPLQRPSGLRVLAYLLLFVLGAVVGVAGALVQAAWFPGGLLLALVGAAGLFLGGARAADGRGGAVAPAAGWMVAVILLTASRPEGDFLFGAGVGSYLFLLGGMAVAVMCATLGLGRQPSSSDVRLGK
- the mshB gene encoding N-acetyl-1-D-myo-inositol-2-amino-2-deoxy-alpha-D-glucopyranoside deacetylase — encoded protein: MTELPARRLLLVHAHPDDESINNGATMAKYAAEGAHVTLVTCTLGERGEVIPPALRHLSGAGLAEERERELDAAMKALGVEDFGFLGGRGQYQDSGMMGTSDNDNPYCFWRADVDEAAGHLVEVIREVRPQVLVTYDPDGGYGHPDHVQAHRVAMRAAELAAEAGHPIAKVYWNRVPRTVVEDGFARLRDALPELPFAATAAVDDVPGVVDDGRITTVIDATAYAAAKTAAMSAHATQIEVAPDQPYFALSNELAQPVFTTEYYELVQGEPGGSAPETDLFEGLGL